In the genome of Maniola jurtina chromosome 3, ilManJurt1.1, whole genome shotgun sequence, one region contains:
- the LOC123879238 gene encoding pre-rRNA 2'-O-ribose RNA methyltransferase FTSJ3 has protein sequence MGKKTKVGKQRKDKYYQLAKETGFRSRAAFKLIQLNRKFGFLQKSRVCIDLCAAPGGWMQVAHQNMPVSSIVIGVDLFPIKQVPGCISLTEDITTDKCKTAIKKEIKTWKADVVLHDGAPNVGLNWIHDAYQQSCLTLSAMKLASNFLREGGWFVTKVFRSKDYHALLWILKQFFKKVHATKPQASRNESSEIFVVCQGYIAPDSIDPKLLDPKHVFEDLEIVKKQQNSILHPEKQKKAKAVGYQENDYTTFHSISVSDILEKDDPIDLLQGCSEILIDDKEILNHPRTTSEIKECCKDIKVLGRKDVKSLLSWLKHIKEWKATQTQTEVAVVKPDTSIVDKEGSGEEKDEVEAEIAELQEEERKQSKRKRKQLNKQRQKLAEKMNLKMVLKGDDGPIMESHDMFKLADIKNREQLQMLIDQQPDIVVDSKDESDDEIKTKAKFVKYDVEASKLDSSGLYYKDSDSELEMESDSESEKDKDSLAFSDSDNETKKIDKITKLNTLRNSKINKTQPIPKNNPLLTDLDDTDPVSKRSMKAELWFQKDSFKDIDEEDDEGVDLDKLAETYREKGKKVKDLPTEDSLDATKSSLKRKHDDSESSDGDSSDSDYDVEDTVAPAANKSGAKSSKKDGFEVVAQDPELKRLKKSIKMDAETLALGTMLATSKKFKRDLIDDGWNRYAFNDKNLPDWFVEDEKKHMKKEIVVPEKYTEEYKNKLQDINTRPIKKVVEAKARKKKRMIKKMERAKKKVEVVMDNADMSEREKAQQVRQLYKKAQTDGKKKITYVVAKKHTTAKRMKRPTGVKGQYKVVDPRMKKDLRAQKAKEKTKGRGKKGQSKPQKVKHPKKKRGKAK, from the exons ATGGggaaaaaaactaaagtaggaAAACAGCGAAAAGATAAATATTATCAACTTGCGAAGGAAACAG GTTTTCGTTCTCGAGCTGCATTTAAGCTTATTCAGTTAAACCGGAAGTTTGGCTTTCTTCAAAAATCTCGAGTATGCATCGATTTATGCGCTGCCCCTGGTGGCTGGATGCAAGTGGCACATCAGAACATGCCTGTATCCAGTATAGTTATAGGAGTAGATTTGTTTCCCATCAAACAAGTTCCAGGCTGTATAAGTCTTACAGAAGACATAACAACTGATAAATGTAAAACTGCTATTAAGAAGGAAATTAAAACTTGGAAAGCAGATGTGGTGCTGCACGATGGTGCCCCAAATGTGGGTCTCAATTGGATTCATGATGCTTACCAGCAGTCGTGCCTTACTTTAAGTGCAATGAAGTTGGCATCTAATTTTTTAAGAGAAGGAGGATGGTTTGTTACAAAAGTTTTCAGGTCTAAAGATTATCATGCCTTATTGTGGATACTGAAGCAGTTTTTTAAAAAAGTTCATGCTACAAAACCACAAGCTTCTCGTAATGAATCATCAGAAATTTTCGTCGTCTGTCAAGGATATATAGCTCCAGACAGTATTGATCCTAAGCTGCTGGATCCAAAACATGTATTTGAAGATTTGGAGATAGTTAAGAAACAACAAAATAGTATCTTACATCCCGAGAAACAGAAGAAAGCTAAGGCAGTAGGATACCAAGAAAATGATTACACTACTTTTCACAGCATTTCAGTATCagatattttagaaaaagatgATCCAATAGATTTACTTCAAGGGTGTTCTGAG ATATTAATAGATGACAAGGAAATTTTAAATCATCCTAGAACCACTAGTGAAATAAAAGAGTGTTGCAAAGATATTAAGGTCCTAGGGAGGAAAGATGTTAAATCATTGTTAAGCTGGTTAAAGCACATTAAGGAATGGAAAGCTACACAGACACAAACTGAG GTGGCAGTAGTAAAACCGGACACTTCAATTGTTGACAAAGAAGGTTCAGGCGAAGAAAAAGATGAGGTGGAGGCAGAAATAGCAGAGTTGCAG GAAGAAGAAAGGAAGCAATCAAAGCGAAAAAGGAAACAGCTAAATAAACAGAGGCAAAAATTAGCTGAGAAAATGAATCTTAAAATGGTGTTGAAAGGTGATGATGGTCCTATTATGGAGAGTCATGATATGTTCAAACTGGCTGATATCAAGAACAGGGAg CAACTGCAAATGCTCATTGATCAACAACCTGACATAGTAGTGGATAGCAAAGATGAATCTGATGACGAAATTAAAACCAAAGCTAAGTTTGTCAAATACGATGTGGAAGCTTCTAAGCTGGATTCGTCTGGTCTCTACTATAAGGACTCTGACAGTGAATTGGAAATGGAATCGGATTCCGAAAGTGAAAAAGATAAAGATTCATTAG CCTTTTCAGATTCAGACaatgaaactaaaaaaatagACAAGATAACCAAGTTGAATACATTAAGGAATAGCAAGATTAACAAAACTCAACCTATTCCAAAGAATAATCCTCTGCTGACGGACCTAGATGATACTGACCCTGTCTCAAAAAGGTCAATGAAGGCTGAGCTCTGGTTTCAGAAAGATAGCTTTAAAGACATTGATGAGGAGGATGATGAAGGGGTTGATTTGGACAAATTAGCAGAAACTTATAGAGAAAAAG GCAAGAAAGTAAAAGATCTGCCAACTGAAGATTCTTTGGATGCTACAAAATCTAGTTTGAAGAGAAAACATGATGATTCAGAGAGTTCTGATGGTGACTCGTCTGACAGTGACTATGATGTTGAAGATACAGTTGCACCAGCTGCAAACAAATCTGGAGCAAAGTCAAGCAAGAAAGATGGATTTGAAGTGGTTGCCCAAGACCCtg aATTGAAAAGATTGAAGAAGTCAATAAAGATGGATGCTGAAACGTTGGCCCTGGGCACAATGTTAGCGACATCGAAGAAATTTAAACGAGACCTCATCGACGACGGCTGGAACCGATATGCTTTCAATGATAAGAATCTACCCGATTGGTTTGTTGAGGATGAAAAGAAACATATGAAGAAGGAGATTGTAGTGCCTGAG AAATACACAGAAGAATACAAGAATAAACTGCAAGACATAAATACGAGACCGATTAAGAAGGTGGTCGAAGCTAAGGCGAGGAAGAAGAAGCGAATGATCAAAAAGATGGAACGAGCTAAGAAGAAGGTTGAAGTGGTTATGGACAACGCCGACATGTCTGAAAGGGAGAAGGCACAGCAAGTGCGGCAGCTGTATAAGAAGGCGCAAACCGACGGCAAAAAGAAGATTACGTATGTCGTCGCCAAGAAGCACACTACTGCCAAACGTATGAAACGTCCGACCGGCGTCAAGGGACAGTACAAGGTAGTCGACCCGCGCATGAAGAAAGATCTACGCGCACAGAAGGCGAAGGAAAAAACTAAAGGCCGTGGTAAGAAAGGCCAGAGCAAACCCCAGAAAGTAAAACACCCCAAGAAGAAACGAGGTAAAGCTAAATAA
- the LOC123879351 gene encoding tRNA-dihydrouridine(16/17) synthase [NAD(P)(+)]-like isoform X1, with protein MNSEWFESIGRPQYVVAPMVDASELAWRLLCRRHGATLCYTPMLHSTVFTKDPKYRKENFTTCSEDRPLIVQFCGNNPETMAAAAKYVEKDCDAIDINLGCPQSIAKRGRYGSFLQDDWELLRKMVTAMCKAVSVPITCKVRIFESIEKSVQYALMLQESGCKLLTVHGRTRDQKGPLTGIARWQHIKAIREAVSIPMFANGNIQCLEDVHRCLEYTKVDGVMSAEGNLTNPAIFEGINAVTWEVALEYLDLVEKYSCPSSFIRGHLFKIFHKIFTFESNNDERQLLATAQCLDDFKQVCLKVRLKYLPYHQGESTFEDNEGITRNGCNLILPPWLCQPYVRMSPEEHTQKMENLCKSLDNNETKRSLEDLDGHVMSRKKMKKMRRIMRRPLKPDAEVAGRTGEICISETCPNPLGGKCEYRLCKKCCKNKCFEEDLDCKGHRILVHTRREMAKQFAHQKEVPCLS; from the exons ATGAATTCGGAATGGTTTGAATCAATAGGGCGGCCTCAATACGTAGTTGCACCGATGGTTGATGCTAGCGAGTTGGCTTGGAGGTTATTATGTAGGCGACATGGGGCTACCCTGTGTTATACGCCAATGTTACACAGTACAGTTTTCACAAAGGACCCGAAATATCGAAAAGAAAACTTTACAACTTGCAGTGAAGATCGCCCACTGATAGttcag TTCTGTGGTAATAATCCAGAAACAATGGCTGCTGCAGCAAAATATGTGGAAAAAGATTGTGATGCTATTGATATAAACCTTGGATGCCCGCAGTCAATTGCTAAACGTGGCAGGTATGGTTCCTTTCTCCAAGATGATTGGGAACTATTAAGAAAAATGG TTACTGCAATGTGTAAAGCAGTTTCAGTGCCTATAACATGCAAGGTTAGAATATTCGAAAGTATAGAGAAGTCTGTACAATATGCATTAATGTTACAAGAGTCAGGGTGCAAGTTGTTGACAGTTCATGGAAGAACAAGGGACCAGAAGGGACCATTGACAGGTATAGCACGTTGGCAGCACATTAAAGCCATTAG GGAAGCTGTATCCATTCCAATGTTTGCTAATGGTAATATTCAGTGCTTGGAAGATGTCCACAGATGTTTAGAATACACGAAAGTTGATGGTGTGATGAGTGCAGAGGGTAATCTTACAAACCCAGCTATATTTGAAGGAATCAATGCTGTCACATGGGAAGTAGCATTGGAATATCTTGATCTGGTGGAGAAATATTCATGTCCATCATCCTTTATAAGAGGgcatttgtttaaaatattccaCAAAAT ATTTACATTTGAAAGTAATAATGATGAAAGGCAATTGTTAGCTACAGCTCAATGTTTAGATGACTTCAAACAAGTGTGCCTCAAAGTAAGGCTAAAATATTTACCTTATCACCAAGGAGAATCCACTTTTGAGGATAATGAAGGCATTACTAGAAATGGATGTAATCTAATATTACCACCATGGCTGTGTCAGCCCTATGTGAGGATGTCACCAGAAGAACATACACAGAAGATGGAAAACCTATGTAAAAGTCTg GATAACAATGAGACAAAAAGGAGTCTTGAAGACCTGGATGGACATGTCATGTCCAGgaaaaaaatgaagaaaatgCGGCGTATAATGAGAAGACCGCTCAAACCAGACGCCGAGGTAGCCGGCAGAACTGGCGAAATCTGCATCAGCGAAACATGCCCTAACCCTTTG gGTGGTAAATGCGAATATCGGCTTTGcaaaaaatgttgcaaaaaCAAATGCTTTGAAGAGGATCTAGACTGCAAGGGTCATAGAATACTTGTACATACTAGACGTGAAATGGCGAAACAGTTTGCACATCAAAAAGAAGTACCATGTTTATCATAG
- the LOC123879456 gene encoding bax inhibitor 1, giving the protein MTPNIQTFINSFQNRLEPPVRQHLKNVYGTLMMTCGAASVGVYVDMYTRFQAGILSTIAGAALMLMLIATPDTGKNTNLRLGYLLGFGLATGMGLGPLMEYVSIVDPAIIVTALLGTTLVFVCFSIAAMLGERGSWLFLGGPLMTLITSMSLMTLMNLFMQSFILSQIHIYLGLMAMCGFVLFDTQLIIEKRRMGSKDFVQHALELFIDFVGMFRRLLIILTQKEENNRRRKRE; this is encoded by the exons atgactCCAAACATCCAAACGTTTATCAATAGTTTCCAAAATCGACT GGAACCTCCAGTACGCCAACATCTGAAAAATGTTTACGGAACTCTAATGATGACTTGTGGGGCTGCATCTGTTGGAGTGTACGTTGACATGTACACAAGGTTCCAGGCCGGTATTCTTTCAACGATCGCTGGTGCAGCACTTATGTTAATGCTGATTGCTACACCTGATACTGGCAAGAATACAAACCTGCGACTTGGTTACCTTTTAGGATTCGGTTTAGCCACAG GTATGGGATTGGGCCCGCTAATGGAGTATGTTAGCATCGTCGACCCAGCCATCATTGTGACAGCTCTATTAGGCACAACTTTGGTTTTCGTTTGTTTCTCCATTGCGGCCATGTTGGGTGAACGAGGCAGCTGGCTTTTCTTAGGCGGCCCTCTTATGACCTTAATAACTTCCATGTCACTTATGACATTGATGAACCTTTTCATGCAATCTTTTATCCTTAGCCAG attcACATTTACCTTGGATTGATGGCCATGTGCGGTTTTGTATTGTTTGACACTCAACTTATTATTGAGAAGCGCAGGATGGGAAGCAAGGACTTTGTGCAACATGCCCTGGAGTTGTTTATCGACTTTGTTGGGATGTTCCGCAGACTTCTTATCATCTTGACGCAAAAA gaGGAAAATAACCGTCGCCGTAAACGTGAATAG
- the LOC123879351 gene encoding tRNA-dihydrouridine(16/17) synthase [NAD(P)(+)]-like isoform X2, whose amino-acid sequence MAAAAKYVEKDCDAIDINLGCPQSIAKRGRYGSFLQDDWELLRKMVTAMCKAVSVPITCKVRIFESIEKSVQYALMLQESGCKLLTVHGRTRDQKGPLTGIARWQHIKAIREAVSIPMFANGNIQCLEDVHRCLEYTKVDGVMSAEGNLTNPAIFEGINAVTWEVALEYLDLVEKYSCPSSFIRGHLFKIFHKIFTFESNNDERQLLATAQCLDDFKQVCLKVRLKYLPYHQGESTFEDNEGITRNGCNLILPPWLCQPYVRMSPEEHTQKMENLCKSLDNNETKRSLEDLDGHVMSRKKMKKMRRIMRRPLKPDAEVAGRTGEICISETCPNPLGGKCEYRLCKKCCKNKCFEEDLDCKGHRILVHTRREMAKQFAHQKEVPCLS is encoded by the exons ATGGCTGCTGCAGCAAAATATGTGGAAAAAGATTGTGATGCTATTGATATAAACCTTGGATGCCCGCAGTCAATTGCTAAACGTGGCAGGTATGGTTCCTTTCTCCAAGATGATTGGGAACTATTAAGAAAAATGG TTACTGCAATGTGTAAAGCAGTTTCAGTGCCTATAACATGCAAGGTTAGAATATTCGAAAGTATAGAGAAGTCTGTACAATATGCATTAATGTTACAAGAGTCAGGGTGCAAGTTGTTGACAGTTCATGGAAGAACAAGGGACCAGAAGGGACCATTGACAGGTATAGCACGTTGGCAGCACATTAAAGCCATTAG GGAAGCTGTATCCATTCCAATGTTTGCTAATGGTAATATTCAGTGCTTGGAAGATGTCCACAGATGTTTAGAATACACGAAAGTTGATGGTGTGATGAGTGCAGAGGGTAATCTTACAAACCCAGCTATATTTGAAGGAATCAATGCTGTCACATGGGAAGTAGCATTGGAATATCTTGATCTGGTGGAGAAATATTCATGTCCATCATCCTTTATAAGAGGgcatttgtttaaaatattccaCAAAAT ATTTACATTTGAAAGTAATAATGATGAAAGGCAATTGTTAGCTACAGCTCAATGTTTAGATGACTTCAAACAAGTGTGCCTCAAAGTAAGGCTAAAATATTTACCTTATCACCAAGGAGAATCCACTTTTGAGGATAATGAAGGCATTACTAGAAATGGATGTAATCTAATATTACCACCATGGCTGTGTCAGCCCTATGTGAGGATGTCACCAGAAGAACATACACAGAAGATGGAAAACCTATGTAAAAGTCTg GATAACAATGAGACAAAAAGGAGTCTTGAAGACCTGGATGGACATGTCATGTCCAGgaaaaaaatgaagaaaatgCGGCGTATAATGAGAAGACCGCTCAAACCAGACGCCGAGGTAGCCGGCAGAACTGGCGAAATCTGCATCAGCGAAACATGCCCTAACCCTTTG gGTGGTAAATGCGAATATCGGCTTTGcaaaaaatgttgcaaaaaCAAATGCTTTGAAGAGGATCTAGACTGCAAGGGTCATAGAATACTTGTACATACTAGACGTGAAATGGCGAAACAGTTTGCACATCAAAAAGAAGTACCATGTTTATCATAG
- the LOC123879434 gene encoding palmitoyltransferase ZDHHC11: MHKCCTSHQTQRAQRRLNGLQLPLNYLQVIGWVVFFITALFNFVVLIQIQFYELKLVSIIVYAFLYVFHIISHLVALLLDPGEADLRKQKPSTLPEFDRAIHAHVIENGRCHLCNINTSSRKTKHCGICNKCVDRFDHHCKWLNNCVGQRNYAAFILCVISALLIALFTSVLCLTDIALFFKNPHQLSSMTRNFVNCTQIADVSYDSKYCASSISFLTFLLVLCTSGLAVACALLHLLCFHIYISILGVSTYEYIVKNPQTTSLSYGFCSTKIRKLYLINNHKTNSDEKANEKTIYRQSTPEIEPNVKSFLSTLINDEISKAKKMFLYDNNKIHPSTEDGIS; encoded by the coding sequence atgCACAAATGTTGTACGTCACACCAGACTCAGAGGGCCCAAAGACGATTAAATGGATTGCAACTTCCTTTAAACTATTTGCAAGTTATCGGTTGGGTCGTGTTTTTTATAACAGCGTTATTTAACTTTGTTGTGTTGATCCAGATACAATTTTATGAGTTGAAACTGGTGTCAATAATCGTCTACGCCTTTTTGTACGTGTTCCATATAATTTCACATCTTGTTGCCTTACTACTGGACCCGGGAGAAGCGGATCTACGAAAACAGAAACCAAGTACTCTGCCGGAGTTTGATCGTGCGATCCACGCCCACGTAATCGAAAATGGAAGGTGTCATTTGTGTAATATAAACACCAGTTCTAGAAAGACCAAACACTGTGGCATATGCAACAAATGTGTGGATCGCTTCGATCATCACTGCAAGTGGTTAAACAATTGTGTCGGTCAACGCAACTACGCAGCCTTCATCTTATGTGTCATCTCAGCTCTATTGATAGCACTATTTACGTCGGTTTTATGTCTTACAGACATTgcgttattttttaaaaatccacatCAGCTAAGTTCGATGACACGTAACTTTGTAAATTGCACACAAATAGCAGATGTGAGTTATGACAGTAAATATTGTGCAAGTTCCATATCGTTTTTAACATTTCTACTGGTATTATGTACGTCTGGTCTAGCTGTAGCATGTGCTTTGTTACATTTACTGTGTTTTCATATTTACATATCGATCTTGGGTGTCTCTACCTACGAGTACATAGTAAAAAATCCGCAAACGACATCTCTAAGTTATGGGTTCTGTAGTACTAAAATTAGAaagctttatttaattaataatcacAAAACAAACTCAGATGAAAAGGCTAATGAAAAAACGATTTATAGGCAAAGTACACCTGAGATAGAACCTAACGTCAAAAGTTTTTTAAGTACTTTAATTAACGACGAGATTAGTAAGGCTAAAAAGATGTTTTTATACgacaataataaaattcatcCAAGTACTGAAGATGGAATTAGTTAA